The region TTTCCATTACTCAAGATATGATTACGATTAAAGGAACGCGCCGAAAAGAAATCAAAATAGAAGAAAAAGATTATTATTTTCAGGAGCTTTATTGGGGAAAATTTTCCAAATCCATTATGGTGCCGGAAGAAATAGACGAAGAAGGAGCCGAAGCGACGATAAAAAACGGGCTTCTGACCATTCGTTTGCCGAGAATTGACAAAGAACGCACTCATAAATTAAAAATTAAAAGCGCCTGACAAAGGTGGAGGATGAACTGAAAAATTTACTGCGAAAAAATCTTGAGGCCTCTCAAGATTCTCTGCGTATCTTAAAAAAAATGAATCGGGACAGAATTTACGGCAAGATATTTTCTCTGCTGAAATGGGCGATAATAATTGGCGGCACTCTGGGAACGTACTATTATCTGGAACCGATTATTAAAGATTTAATTGATACTTTGGGTGCCGTCAATTCCGGCATCAACGAAGCGCAAAAAATCGGAGAAGGGCTGAAAACAAGCGGCAATGGTTTGCCTCCCGATTTAATCCAGAAACTGCAAAATTTATTAAAGCAATAAATTGCTTGGGTAGCTCAGTCGGTAGAGCACACGCTTGAAAAGCGTGGTGTCGCGGGTTCGATTCCCGCCCCAAGCATTGCGAGTAAAACGAATAATGCTCGGGGAGCGAAGCAAACTGCTTTGCTTCGCGTCGGGAATCGAAAGGCGGAGCCATGTGCCGCAAGCACAGGCGAGCCGGGGTCGCGAAAAATTTCCGTCAGGAAATTTATTCGTGACCGATTCCCGCCCCAAGCATTATTTTACAAATTTCTTCCTCCTCCAGCTAATTGTCTGCTATAAACTTCTAACAAAATTTAAATCAAATCTGATTTTCCCGCAAATACTCTTTGATTTTTCTGAAAAGCAGAAAAGCAATGGGCGCGGCAATAATCATCATCGCCAGACCTTCGGCAATGTCTCTTTTAGCGTCATTATAATCAATTTTACAGACTTCTTTATTAACTTCTTGTCCGGCTGGCGCCAATTCGGCCGGCGCCGGCCGTTCCGCAACAGGAAGCGGTTTTGAAATATAATCATAACGGCAAGTTTCAACTTTCAGAACATACGCCTTAAAAACAGCAGTCAATAATTTTCCGCCGCCGAAAATCGCGCTGAAAGAAGTGCCGACAAAAAGCACCACTAAAGCCAGTAAAAATAAAAATCTTAAATAAGCCATACAAAATAAAAACCTATAACCTGCTGATAAATTGACCGTTCCGATTATCTGTTATAATAATACCATTGCCGTCCTCGTAGTTCAACGGTTAGAACGAGGGACTTCTAATCCCTAAATGGAGGTTCGATTCCTCCCGAGGACAAATGAAAAAATTTAACGAGAACGAGCAAATTGTTTTGCTCGTGAGAAGGAATCGAAAGCCGCAGCGATGTTCTGCGAAGCAGAACAAGCGAGGCGGGGTCGCAAAAATTTGCGAAGCAAATTATTTGTGACCGATTCCTCCCGAGGACAGATGAAATTCATCGCTGATCTTCATATTCATTCCAAATTTTCCCGAGCCACCAGCAAAGAAATGTGTTTGGAAGAACTTGACCGCTGGGCGGATAATAAAGGAATTCTGGTAATGGGCACGGGCGACTTCACCCATCCCCAATGGTTTCGCGAAATAAAAGAAAAACTGGAGCCGGCAGAACCGGGACTTTTCAGATTAAAAAAAGAATTGAAGCGGGAAACCATAAAAAGAACGCGGGCGGAAACTCGTTTTCTTTTAAGCGTGGAAATTTCCAGTATTTATAAAAAAAATGGCAAAACTCGCCGCATCCACAATATTATTTTCTCGCCTGATCTGGAAACCGCCGAAAAAATAAATAATCAACTTTCCTTGCGGGGAAACATTAAATCTGACGGCCGACCGATTCTCGGATTAGATGCCGAAGAACT is a window of Candidatus Niyogibacteria bacterium DNA encoding:
- a CDS encoding Hsp20/alpha crystallin family protein; the encoded protein is MPKSGRSFFEILTGSASAKAEENADAKKRSSLPKETDKKDWLPESDEADLAIDVFQTPNEITIQTMVAGVKPEELDISITQDMITIKGTRRKEIKIEEKDYYFQELYWGKFSKSIMVPEEIDEEGAEATIKNGLLTIRLPRIDKERTHKLKIKSA